In Hymenobacter gelipurpurascens, one DNA window encodes the following:
- a CDS encoding anthranilate synthase component I family protein: MKSFRLTTRHLRVLADTVTPVGLYLRLRDRYPNCLLLESSDYHGQQNAFSYLVCDPLARFEVQRGVVKQSFPDDSVTSETLAEPRQALDRLREFAGRFETEDQGFDFITGGLFGYLGYEAVQYFEDLTLSEEKEAAGQIPDIIYGTYRYVIALNHFRNELYVFEHTLEGEAVDQDGLERLVNLIRNPSLPEFGFQTTGEEQTNQTDEEFLKVLAQGQQHCRRGDVFQIVLSRRFQQGFVGDEFNVYRALRSINPSPYLFYFDYGNFKIFGSSPETQLLIKGRKASLFPIAGTFRRTGHDAEDAALAQKLADDPKENAEHTMLVDLARNDLARHGDEVKVKTFREIQFYSHVIHLVSEVNATLAPEANSLQVVADTFPAGTLSGAPKHRAIQLIDGLEPTGRGYYGGAIGYLGFNGEFNHAIMIRSFLSTGGQLYYQAGAGVVAASDINSELNEVHHKLAALRKALKEAEQIGEKIAPAKLR, from the coding sequence ATGAAATCCTTCCGCCTCACTACCCGCCATCTCCGTGTTTTGGCAGATACCGTGACTCCTGTAGGCCTCTACCTGCGCCTCCGCGACCGGTACCCGAACTGCCTGCTGCTGGAAAGCTCCGACTACCACGGTCAGCAAAACGCCTTCAGCTACCTCGTCTGTGACCCGTTGGCGCGCTTCGAGGTGCAGCGCGGCGTAGTGAAGCAAAGCTTCCCCGATGATTCCGTAACTTCGGAAACCCTCGCGGAGCCCCGGCAGGCGCTGGATAGATTGCGCGAGTTTGCGGGCCGATTCGAGACAGAGGATCAGGGGTTTGACTTTATCACGGGCGGGTTGTTTGGCTACTTGGGCTATGAGGCCGTACAGTATTTCGAGGACCTGACGCTGAGCGAGGAAAAGGAAGCCGCTGGTCAGATTCCGGATATTATCTATGGTACGTACCGCTACGTTATTGCGCTCAACCACTTCCGCAACGAGCTGTATGTGTTTGAGCACACGCTGGAAGGCGAAGCGGTAGATCAGGATGGCCTGGAACGGTTGGTGAACCTGATTCGCAATCCCTCACTTCCAGAATTCGGCTTTCAAACCACCGGGGAGGAGCAGACCAACCAGACCGACGAGGAGTTCCTGAAGGTGCTGGCGCAGGGGCAGCAACACTGCCGCCGCGGTGATGTATTTCAGATTGTGCTTTCGCGGCGGTTTCAGCAGGGTTTTGTGGGCGACGAGTTCAATGTGTACCGCGCGCTCCGCTCCATCAATCCTTCGCCCTACCTGTTTTACTTCGACTACGGCAACTTTAAAATCTTCGGCTCCTCGCCCGAAACGCAGCTGCTGATTAAAGGGCGCAAAGCCAGCCTGTTCCCGATTGCCGGCACCTTCCGCCGCACCGGCCACGATGCTGAAGACGCCGCCCTGGCTCAGAAGCTTGCCGACGACCCCAAGGAAAACGCCGAGCACACCATGCTGGTAGACCTGGCTCGCAACGACTTAGCCCGCCACGGCGACGAGGTGAAGGTGAAAACCTTCCGCGAAATTCAGTTCTACTCGCATGTGATTCATTTGGTGAGCGAGGTGAATGCTACACTGGCCCCCGAAGCCAACTCCCTGCAGGTAGTGGCCGATACCTTCCCGGCGGGTACGCTCTCGGGCGCACCCAAGCACCGCGCCATACAACTTATTGATGGTCTGGAACCTACTGGTCGCGGGTACTACGGCGGTGCCATCGGCTACCTCGGCTTCAACGGCGAATTCAACCACGCCATCATGATTCGCTCCTTCCTGAGCACCGGCGGGCAGCTTTACTACCAGGCGGGTGCCGGCGTAGTGGCCGCTTCCGACATCAACTCGGAACTCAACGAAGTGCACCACAAACTGGCGGCTTTGCGCAAGGCCCTGAAGGAGGCCGAGCAAATAGGGGAGAAGATAGCCCCCGCCAAGCTCCGCTAA
- a CDS encoding alpha/beta hydrolase-fold protein, translating into MKSILLLLLTVLLAARSNAQTTIRLTQVPAQTPKAATLYLAGSCNNWNPGSEAYAFTKTSSGTYQLTLPATLIGTLDFKITRGTWPTAEADAQHQDIANRQYVIDKKAATLELQVASWKDSGGASGQVACTSTALKPQVQVLDSAFEMPQLQRKRRIWLYLPLDYAASSNKRYPVLYLHDGQNVFDACTGFSGEWGVDEALSQLQQKALDTGSIVVAVDNGGDQRLNELSPWRNAEYGGGQGDQYVDFMVETLKPYIDAHYRTLTGREFTGIAGSSMGGLISTYAALKYPQVYSKVGVFSPAFWFAKQPLFEYVRQHPANPGTRFYFVSGTTESETMAPLMQAMRDSLQRNGVPAANLAYSTPPDGKHAEWFWKREFPAAYSWLYQLGAASNSDKGPRPLPYSAALNQAQNQLALQLPEGTRKARLEIFDQAGRVVLKKKARTRTGVAVGHLPKGNYLLRVSAGKQTGSQTLVKR; encoded by the coding sequence GTGAAGTCAATCCTCCTTTTACTGCTTACCGTGCTGCTAGCGGCCAGAAGCAATGCCCAGACTACAATCCGCCTTACGCAGGTACCGGCTCAAACCCCCAAAGCGGCTACCTTGTACCTGGCAGGCTCCTGCAATAACTGGAACCCCGGCAGCGAGGCATATGCTTTCACCAAGACATCGTCTGGGACTTACCAGCTGACGTTACCGGCTACGCTTATCGGCACCCTGGATTTTAAAATTACACGTGGCACCTGGCCTACAGCAGAGGCCGATGCACAACACCAGGACATTGCAAATCGGCAATACGTCATCGATAAAAAAGCTGCTACCCTGGAGCTGCAAGTGGCAAGTTGGAAGGATTCTGGTGGTGCGAGTGGCCAAGTAGCCTGTACAAGCACTGCATTGAAACCCCAGGTGCAGGTATTGGATTCTGCTTTTGAAATGCCTCAGCTTCAGCGCAAGCGGCGGATCTGGCTGTACCTACCGCTGGATTATGCGGCCTCTTCTAACAAGCGTTACCCGGTGCTGTACCTGCACGACGGACAAAACGTGTTTGATGCCTGCACTGGCTTTTCGGGGGAGTGGGGCGTTGATGAAGCCCTGAGCCAACTGCAGCAGAAAGCTCTAGATACGGGCAGCATAGTAGTAGCCGTAGATAACGGTGGCGACCAGCGGCTGAACGAACTCTCGCCGTGGCGCAATGCGGAGTATGGCGGCGGGCAAGGCGACCAGTACGTAGATTTCATGGTGGAGACGCTCAAGCCGTATATCGATGCGCATTACCGGACTCTTACGGGCCGGGAGTTTACGGGCATTGCGGGCAGCAGCATGGGCGGGCTGATTTCTACATATGCGGCTCTCAAATACCCGCAGGTCTACAGTAAAGTAGGTGTGTTTTCGCCAGCGTTCTGGTTCGCGAAGCAGCCTCTTTTTGAGTATGTGCGTCAGCATCCGGCTAACCCCGGTACGCGATTTTACTTCGTGAGTGGCACCACCGAAAGCGAAACCATGGCGCCGCTGATGCAGGCCATGCGCGACTCCCTTCAGCGCAACGGCGTGCCCGCTGCCAACCTCGCCTACAGCACGCCTCCCGATGGCAAACACGCGGAATGGTTCTGGAAACGAGAGTTTCCGGCGGCCTACTCGTGGCTCTATCAGTTGGGGGCGGCCAGCAACTCGGATAAAGGCCCTAGGCCACTGCCTTATAGTGCTGCTTTAAATCAGGCGCAAAACCAGCTGGCCCTTCAGTTGCCGGAAGGTACACGGAAGGCGAGGTTAGAAATCTTCGATCAGGCGGGGCGTGTGGTGTTGAAAAAGAAAGCAAGAACGCGCACTGGTGTTGCCGTAGGCCACCTGCCGAAAGGGAATTATCTGCTGCGCGTGTCGGCGGGTAAGCAGACCGGCAGCCAGACATTGGTAAAACGGTAG
- a CDS encoding SusE domain-containing protein: MNHFTKLAGLGLVATLFLASCEKDEDRAVMQPGSALAVTASTNTAVLTQDKASTNAVTYTWSPVDFGFQAAVKYTLQFDKKGGPFTTPIEFEAGNATSRTLTVSELNSVLIRLKVAPGSTGNVDVRVKASPGGVAAPVISSVSTLTGTPYLVFIQYPSLYVPGSYQGWAPDKAPFIASVNNNKVYEGYVNFPTADTEFKITNAPSWDKGDYGMDPNGAPGSLVSSNSQNIKAANPGYYRLNVDLNTLKYTLTKTSWAVIGAATPGGWDVETPMVFNSVKQVWTVTLPLKADELKFRANNAWDIDMGDNEPDGAPDYGGKNIKVGAAGTYTVTLDLSKGAGNYSYSIEK; the protein is encoded by the coding sequence ATGAATCATTTTACCAAACTAGCAGGGCTGGGCTTAGTTGCCACTCTGTTTCTTGCTTCGTGCGAAAAAGACGAAGATCGTGCAGTGATGCAGCCAGGCAGCGCACTTGCTGTAACTGCCTCTACCAACACCGCTGTTCTTACCCAGGACAAAGCATCTACCAACGCCGTTACCTATACCTGGAGCCCCGTTGATTTCGGTTTTCAGGCGGCAGTGAAATACACGCTTCAGTTCGATAAGAAGGGTGGTCCTTTCACTACGCCTATCGAGTTTGAAGCTGGGAATGCTACTTCGCGTACCCTCACCGTATCTGAGCTAAACAGCGTATTAATTCGTTTGAAAGTAGCACCGGGCTCAACCGGAAACGTTGATGTACGAGTGAAAGCCAGCCCAGGTGGGGTTGCTGCACCCGTTATATCTTCCGTTTCGACACTGACCGGTACGCCTTATTTAGTATTCATTCAGTATCCTTCTTTGTATGTACCTGGTAGCTACCAGGGCTGGGCACCAGATAAGGCTCCTTTCATTGCCTCGGTGAACAACAACAAGGTGTATGAAGGATATGTAAACTTTCCTACAGCAGATACAGAGTTCAAAATCACCAATGCTCCTTCATGGGATAAGGGTGATTACGGAATGGATCCAAATGGTGCTCCCGGGTCGCTAGTTTCTAGCAACAGCCAGAACATTAAGGCTGCTAACCCTGGTTACTACCGCCTGAACGTCGATCTGAACACGCTGAAGTATACGCTTACCAAAACTTCTTGGGCCGTAATTGGAGCTGCAACTCCAGGCGGCTGGGATGTAGAAACCCCGATGGTTTTCAACTCCGTGAAGCAGGTATGGACCGTAACGCTGCCACTAAAGGCCGATGAACTGAAGTTCCGTGCCAATAATGCTTGGGACATCGATATGGGCGACAACGAGCCTGATGGCGCTCCTGATTATGGTGGAAAGAATATCAAAGTAGGTGCTGCTGGTACATATACCGTCACACTCGACTTGAGCAAAGGCGCTGGTAACTACAGCTACTCCATCGAGAAATAA
- a CDS encoding RagB/SusD family nutrient uptake outer membrane protein: MNKFLIRGLVVATTGFALGTSLTSCGDLDLKPKYETTPDKVYVDLNGYRSVLAKVYGGFAVTGLGSDDNGASGGGDVGGIDEGTSDYIRQLWCAQELSTDEAILAWGDVGVRDWHNMNWTASNPLIRGLYYRIYYEIAIANEFIRESSDDKLSARLSGSDVASAKRFRAEARFLRAVAYMHVLDLYGGGPFVVETDPTGAYTPPYRNRQELFSYVESELLALSNDADFAEPKTNEYGRVDKAAAWGMLSRLYLNAQVYTGTQRNNDAATYAKRVIDVPGYALSTTAAGKVTSAYGRLFLADNQTAPARNEIIWPVTFDANNTRSFGGTTFLVNGSTSSSNGNWKAKNGMPQGGWGGMRATKNLVNLFGADTVRDTRGRFWTDGQTLEIADIGNFNEGYGVIKFRNVTSTGAAQGGSQSQSSVDYPMIRLAEVMLNYAEAVSRGGAGDANLALSYVNQIRRRAYSVPTTTPNTTVDLAALSTNALLDERGRELFWEAFRRTDLIRFGRFVEGTYLWPWKGGVKDGRGVEAFRALYPLPASDLSVNQNLKQNTGY, from the coding sequence ATGAATAAATTTCTAATCCGCGGCCTGGTAGTAGCCACAACGGGCTTTGCTCTAGGTACCAGCCTAACTTCCTGCGGCGACCTCGACTTGAAACCTAAGTATGAGACGACGCCGGATAAAGTGTATGTAGACCTGAACGGTTACCGTTCGGTACTCGCTAAAGTGTACGGTGGTTTCGCCGTAACTGGCCTAGGCTCAGATGACAATGGTGCTTCCGGCGGCGGCGACGTAGGAGGTATCGATGAAGGTACTTCGGATTACATCCGTCAGCTGTGGTGCGCACAGGAGCTCTCTACTGACGAAGCCATCCTAGCTTGGGGCGACGTTGGAGTGCGTGACTGGCACAATATGAACTGGACGGCTTCCAACCCGCTCATTCGTGGTCTTTACTACCGCATTTACTACGAAATTGCTATTGCCAACGAGTTTATCCGCGAATCGAGCGACGATAAGCTGAGCGCGCGTTTGAGTGGCAGTGACGTTGCTAGCGCCAAGCGTTTCCGCGCTGAAGCTCGGTTCCTGCGTGCTGTAGCCTATATGCACGTTCTGGACCTGTACGGTGGCGGCCCTTTTGTGGTAGAAACTGACCCTACTGGTGCTTACACGCCTCCTTATCGCAACCGTCAGGAGCTGTTCAGCTATGTAGAAAGCGAGCTGCTTGCGTTGAGCAATGATGCTGATTTCGCGGAGCCCAAGACTAATGAGTACGGCCGTGTTGATAAGGCTGCTGCCTGGGGTATGCTTTCCCGTTTGTACCTGAATGCTCAGGTGTATACCGGCACCCAACGCAACAACGACGCTGCCACGTATGCAAAGCGCGTGATTGACGTGCCTGGCTATGCGCTGTCTACTACAGCAGCTGGTAAGGTTACCTCGGCCTACGGTCGTTTGTTTCTGGCCGACAACCAAACCGCGCCAGCTCGTAACGAAATCATCTGGCCGGTTACGTTCGATGCGAACAATACCCGTAGCTTCGGTGGTACTACGTTCCTGGTCAACGGTTCCACTAGCTCAAGCAATGGCAACTGGAAAGCCAAAAACGGCATGCCTCAGGGCGGCTGGGGCGGCATGCGGGCTACCAAGAACTTGGTTAACCTGTTCGGAGCTGACACGGTGCGCGACACTCGTGGCCGCTTCTGGACGGATGGCCAGACCCTCGAAATTGCCGATATCGGTAATTTCAATGAAGGCTACGGTGTAATCAAATTCCGTAACGTGACCTCGACAGGTGCTGCCCAAGGTGGTTCGCAGAGTCAATCAAGCGTAGATTACCCTATGATTCGTCTGGCAGAAGTAATGCTGAACTACGCCGAAGCGGTATCTCGTGGCGGTGCTGGTGATGCTAACCTGGCGCTGTCGTATGTAAACCAGATTCGTCGCCGGGCTTACAGTGTCCCTACTACTACGCCTAACACAACGGTTGACTTAGCCGCTCTTTCAACTAACGCTTTGCTTGATGAGCGTGGTCGTGAGCTGTTTTGGGAAGCCTTCCGTCGTACGGACCTTATCCGTTTCGGCCGCTTCGTAGAGGGCACTTATCTGTGGCCTTGGAAGGGTGGCGTTAAGGATGGTCGTGGAGTTGAGGCATTCCGTGCGCTTTACCCGTTGCCCGCTTCTGACTTGAGTGTAAACCAGAACTTAAAGCAGAATACTGGTTACTAA
- a CDS encoding SusC/RagA family TonB-linked outer membrane protein, with protein MKHPYLAKLVFPLLCAGVSVSSAYAQGVGTVSGRILDEKGEGIPGVTVLVEGTTMGGSTNSDGTFSIQGVPSGPHTLVVSFVGYTTRRQPITVTAGQNTAVAPQTLAENTTLLNEAVVVGYGVQRRQDVTGSIATVQAKDFVPGQVTNPEQLVQGKIAGVNITTGGGAPGAASTIRIRGGSSLTASNDPLFVIDGVPVDKGGISGASNPLTMINPNDIESVTVLKDASALAIYGNRASNGVVLITTKRGVQGEKLTVNFSSQTSVSRPFKTYDVLGADEFRTLIEANGLASQKATLGSSNTNWQDEIFRTATSFDNNISLTGNLGKVPFRVSYGNLYQDGIVITNNLKRNTGSVSLSPVILDGHLRIDVNAKGTQLENRFIDNGAIGGALFYDPTQPVRSSEAQFAPFGGYYQYLTAAGVPLTLAPGNPVAALRNTNNTSDVKRFIGNVQLDYKFHFLPELRANLNLATDLSRGTGSTINSVTDFGNYNSKATNINQNGRYSQYKQDKDMKLLEFYLAYAKQLGENSKFDVQAGYSYQDFVTQGPLYLPYRFDRTTLANENATQTVTGYYDPFRYKSYFGRANFTVKDRYLLTATLRNDNTSRFLEDQRHGYFPALGLGWRIKGEEFLANNTAITELKLRAGYGITGQQEIGGPFDALPRYVTGRSTVQYQFGVDANGNPIFVTGLRPSASNGALKWETTTTYNLGLDWGLFDNRLSGAVDVYERESNDLLANVFVPAGGLSNQLNRNIGSLRNRGVEVAINASPVRTEDFSWDLNFNVAYNKTKITDLGPQQENFPGYLVEGIPGGTGTTVQINSVGFPNNAYYVYQQVYGQDGRPVEGLYVDRNGDGTVNEQDLYRYKQRAPLATFGLSTNFAYKKFSLNAVLRANAGNYVYNAGNGNLANFANANTSTNFVGNLPVGIRDTGFRTQQVLSDYYVENGSFIRGENITLGYNVGKIFREGSNLRLTAAVQNVFLITKYKGLDPEIFNGVDNNFYPRSRTFTFGLNASF; from the coding sequence ATGAAACACCCTTATCTAGCGAAACTAGTGTTTCCGCTATTGTGCGCTGGCGTAAGCGTCAGCAGCGCCTACGCACAGGGGGTCGGCACTGTAAGCGGCCGGATCCTGGACGAGAAAGGCGAAGGCATTCCCGGTGTAACCGTCCTGGTGGAAGGTACTACCATGGGCGGCTCAACGAACTCTGATGGTACCTTCTCCATCCAAGGCGTTCCTTCCGGCCCTCACACGCTGGTTGTCTCTTTTGTGGGTTATACCACACGCCGCCAGCCGATTACAGTAACCGCAGGCCAGAACACGGCAGTGGCTCCGCAAACGTTAGCGGAAAACACTACGCTGCTGAATGAAGCAGTAGTAGTAGGCTATGGTGTACAGCGCCGCCAAGACGTAACGGGTTCTATTGCCACAGTGCAAGCCAAAGACTTTGTGCCAGGCCAGGTGACTAACCCCGAGCAATTGGTGCAGGGCAAAATTGCCGGCGTAAACATCACTACGGGCGGTGGTGCTCCCGGCGCGGCCAGCACAATCCGTATTCGTGGTGGTTCCTCGCTGACTGCGAGCAATGATCCACTGTTTGTAATTGATGGTGTACCAGTAGACAAGGGTGGAATCAGCGGCGCCAGCAACCCGCTGACCATGATTAACCCCAACGACATTGAGTCGGTAACTGTATTGAAGGATGCTTCGGCTCTGGCTATTTATGGCAACCGGGCTTCGAACGGCGTTGTACTTATTACGACGAAGCGTGGGGTACAGGGTGAGAAGTTAACGGTTAACTTCTCCTCCCAGACGTCTGTTTCGCGTCCTTTCAAAACGTACGACGTACTGGGTGCTGATGAATTTCGCACGCTGATTGAGGCTAATGGCTTGGCTTCTCAGAAAGCAACGCTAGGTTCATCTAATACTAACTGGCAGGACGAAATTTTCCGCACTGCTACCTCTTTTGACAACAATATCAGCCTGACCGGTAACTTAGGCAAAGTGCCTTTCCGTGTTTCTTACGGCAATCTGTACCAGGATGGTATTGTTATCACGAACAACCTGAAGCGTAATACCGGCTCTGTAAGCCTCTCTCCGGTTATCCTCGATGGCCATTTGCGCATTGATGTTAATGCAAAGGGCACACAACTGGAGAACCGCTTTATCGACAATGGAGCCATTGGCGGTGCATTGTTCTACGACCCTACGCAGCCAGTTCGTTCCTCTGAAGCGCAGTTTGCGCCTTTCGGTGGTTACTATCAGTATCTGACTGCAGCTGGTGTCCCTTTGACGCTAGCACCCGGCAACCCGGTAGCTGCCTTGCGGAACACGAACAACACAAGCGATGTAAAGCGCTTCATCGGCAATGTGCAGCTGGACTACAAATTCCACTTCCTGCCCGAGTTGCGTGCTAACCTGAACCTGGCAACTGACCTTTCGCGGGGTACTGGCTCGACCATCAACTCGGTGACCGATTTCGGTAACTACAACAGCAAAGCGACCAACATAAACCAGAACGGCCGCTACTCGCAGTACAAGCAGGACAAGGATATGAAACTGCTGGAGTTCTACCTGGCCTACGCTAAGCAGTTGGGTGAGAATTCCAAGTTCGATGTGCAGGCAGGTTATTCCTATCAGGACTTCGTAACGCAAGGACCCTTATACCTGCCTTACCGCTTCGACCGTACCACTCTAGCCAACGAAAACGCGACTCAGACGGTAACAGGGTATTATGACCCCTTCCGCTATAAATCTTACTTCGGCCGTGCCAACTTCACGGTTAAGGACCGTTACTTATTAACGGCTACCCTGCGGAACGACAATACCTCGCGCTTCCTGGAAGATCAGCGCCATGGTTACTTCCCAGCTCTGGGCCTGGGCTGGCGCATTAAGGGTGAGGAATTCCTTGCCAACAATACGGCAATCACGGAATTAAAGCTACGCGCTGGCTACGGTATCACGGGTCAACAGGAGATTGGTGGGCCCTTCGATGCTCTGCCGCGCTATGTAACAGGTCGCTCTACAGTACAATACCAGTTTGGCGTAGATGCTAATGGCAATCCAATATTCGTTACCGGGTTGCGTCCCTCCGCCTCCAATGGCGCTCTGAAGTGGGAAACCACTACTACCTACAACTTAGGTTTAGACTGGGGACTGTTCGACAACCGCTTGTCTGGTGCTGTTGATGTGTATGAGCGTGAATCCAATGACCTACTTGCCAACGTATTTGTTCCGGCTGGTGGCCTGAGCAACCAGCTGAACCGTAACATTGGTTCGCTGCGTAACCGAGGCGTAGAAGTTGCTATAAATGCCTCGCCGGTACGCACCGAAGATTTCAGCTGGGATCTTAACTTCAACGTGGCCTACAACAAAACCAAGATTACGGACCTAGGCCCACAGCAGGAGAACTTCCCTGGTTATCTAGTGGAAGGCATTCCTGGCGGCACAGGCACCACCGTCCAGATCAACTCGGTTGGCTTCCCCAACAATGCCTATTATGTATACCAGCAGGTATACGGGCAGGATGGCCGTCCGGTGGAAGGGCTATATGTTGATCGCAACGGCGACGGCACTGTGAACGAGCAGGACCTGTACCGCTACAAGCAGCGTGCTCCATTGGCTACGTTCGGCTTGTCGACCAACTTTGCCTATAAGAAGTTCTCGCTGAACGCCGTGCTGCGCGCTAACGCTGGCAATTACGTGTACAATGCGGGAAATGGCAATCTGGCCAACTTCGCTAACGCTAATACCTCTACCAACTTTGTAGGCAACCTGCCTGTAGGCATCCGAGATACCGGTTTCCGCACGCAGCAGGTACTCTCTGATTATTACGTAGAGAATGGCTCATTTATCCGCGGCGAGAATATCACGCTGGGCTACAACGTAGGTAAGATTTTCCGCGAAGGGTCGAATCTTCGTCTAACTGCAGCTGTTCAGAACGTGTTCCTGATCACCAAGTACAAAGGCTTGGATCCGGAAATCTTCAACGGGGTAGACAACAACTTCTATCCTCGCTCCCGCACCTTCACCTTCGGCCTGAACGCCAGCTTCTAA
- a CDS encoding anthranilate synthase component II, with protein sequence MKILVIDNYDSFTYNLVQVLRELGHGADTTVIRNDKLTLDDVEAYDAVLLSPGPGLPAEAGLMPEVIRRYAPTKRMLGVCLGHQGIAESFGGELYNLPDVLHGIATDAALTTDDEKLFQGLPRQFRVGRYHSWSVQPESMPAELEVTALDENGQVLAFRHRQYDVRGVQFHPESILTEHGHQMLKNWLA encoded by the coding sequence ATGAAGATTCTTGTCATTGATAATTACGACTCCTTTACCTACAACCTTGTGCAGGTGCTGCGCGAGTTGGGCCACGGAGCCGATACCACCGTCATCCGCAACGACAAGCTCACGCTGGATGATGTAGAGGCCTACGACGCGGTACTCCTGTCGCCGGGCCCTGGCCTGCCTGCTGAAGCAGGTCTGATGCCGGAGGTTATCCGGCGCTACGCGCCCACTAAACGGATGCTGGGCGTGTGTCTAGGCCACCAGGGCATTGCGGAGAGCTTCGGCGGTGAGCTGTATAACCTGCCCGATGTGCTGCACGGCATTGCCACCGACGCCGCGCTGACCACCGACGATGAAAAGCTGTTCCAGGGCTTGCCCCGGCAGTTTCGGGTGGGACGCTACCACTCCTGGAGCGTGCAGCCGGAGAGCATGCCCGCCGAGCTGGAAGTAACTGCCCTAGACGAAAACGGCCAGGTGCTGGCCTTCCGCCACCGCCAGTATGATGTGCGCGGCGTTCAGTTCCACCCCGAGTCTATCCTGACCGAGCACGGACATCAGATGCTGAAAAACTGGCTGGCGTAA
- the trpD gene encoding anthranilate phosphoribosyltransferase — protein sequence MKQLLNQLFDQQTLSYAEAQHAMYSIGQGEANPSEMAAFMTVYRMRPITVPELSGFRDALLDLSRNPELGTNEVVDIVGTGGDGKDTLNISTLACFVVAGAGYKVAKHGNIGVSSVCGSSDVLAKLGVNFAVPNDELKRQLERANICFLHAPSFHPAMRHAGPVRRELGVRTFFNILGPLVNPVRPRYQLSGTFSLELLRLYHYLLQQTSTQYAVVHALDGYDELSLTGAAKLASAAGEQIVTAADLGLTATTPAELAGGQTVEDSAKLFLNVLEGRATAPQRAVVTANAALAIQCVKPELSFAEALAEAQESLDSGRAREALRNLLA from the coding sequence GTGAAACAACTCCTAAATCAACTATTTGATCAGCAAACCCTAAGCTACGCCGAAGCCCAGCATGCCATGTACAGCATCGGGCAGGGTGAGGCCAACCCCTCGGAAATGGCTGCCTTTATGACGGTGTACCGCATGCGGCCCATCACGGTGCCGGAGCTGTCGGGCTTCCGGGATGCGCTGCTGGACCTCTCCCGCAACCCCGAGCTAGGCACTAATGAAGTGGTGGACATTGTAGGGACCGGCGGCGACGGTAAAGACACGCTGAACATCAGCACGTTGGCTTGCTTTGTGGTGGCCGGGGCAGGTTATAAGGTGGCTAAACATGGCAACATCGGGGTGTCATCGGTGTGCGGCTCCTCGGATGTGCTGGCTAAGCTGGGCGTTAATTTTGCGGTGCCCAATGATGAGCTAAAACGGCAGCTGGAGCGCGCCAACATCTGCTTTCTGCACGCGCCATCCTTTCATCCGGCCATGCGCCACGCGGGGCCGGTGCGGCGGGAGCTGGGCGTGCGTACGTTCTTCAATATCCTGGGGCCCCTCGTGAATCCCGTGCGGCCACGCTACCAGCTCTCCGGCACGTTTAGCCTGGAGCTGCTGCGCCTGTATCATTATCTGCTGCAGCAAACCAGCACGCAATACGCCGTAGTGCACGCGCTGGATGGCTACGATGAGCTTTCCCTGACTGGCGCTGCTAAGCTGGCCTCCGCAGCCGGCGAGCAAATAGTAACGGCTGCCGACCTGGGCCTGACCGCCACTACACCCGCGGAGCTGGCCGGTGGCCAGACTGTGGAAGACTCCGCCAAGCTGTTTCTGAATGTACTGGAAGGCCGGGCTACCGCTCCGCAGCGCGCCGTCGTGACGGCCAATGCGGCACTGGCTATTCAGTGCGTGAAGCCGGAACTCAGCTTTGCGGAGGCCCTGGCCGAAGCGCAGGAGTCTCTGGACTCTGGCCGGGCCCGTGAGGCATTGCGCAACCTACTGGCCTAG